The following proteins are encoded in a genomic region of Pyricularia oryzae 70-15 chromosome 6, whole genome shotgun sequence:
- a CDS encoding allantoate permease — protein sequence MSEKEQTIVDPKHNGGNVSVSDGDAALQFLNNGTATVMTEADEKRLLRKIDRTIMPLMFACYFLQYLDKTLINYANVMGLQKDTGINTDQYSQLALIFYVSYLVFEFPTGYLMQRLPTSKYLGFNVCAWGMMVACTAAANSWAGLVTLRVLLGCFEAVVAPSLILITTMWYRKSEQPPRVGLWYVGTGIGKMVGALTSFGFQHYTGNVMRSWQIMFLVFGLITVAVGILVVLFMPDSPMKSRLTQEEKVWAIERLRGNKTGVENKHLKKYQVYECFRDPQTFLLVLIVLSSNIPNGFISSYQASVIQSFGFTSKQAALLSIPSGAVACFATITGTWFAGRFNLRGPFILATLGMGFLGSNLMAFLPEDGYVVGKMIGNYSANFIGSSLPLMYSYAGANYAGHTKKVTMNAIVLISFCLGNIIGPLTFREQDKPRFIPAKIAMVVTTAFAALLTVVLMLYYRWENKRRDQKYAHEAHRENSEFFDLTDRENHEFRYVL from the exons ATGTCGGAAAAGGAGCAAACCATCGTTGACCCGAAACATAATGGCGGGAATGTTAGCGTCAGCGACGGCGATGCTGCCTTGCAGTTTCTTAACAATGGCACGGCGACAGTCATGACAGAGGCCGACGAGAAGCGACTGCTTAGGAAGATTGACCGCACCATTATGCCTCTGATGT TCGCGTGCTATTTTCTGCAATACCTCGACAAGACCCTCA TCAACTATGCCAACGTCATGGGGCTGCAAAAGGACACGGGCATCAACACAGATCAGTACTCACAGCTGGCCCTCATCTTTTACGTCTCGTACCTCGTTTTCGAGTTCCCCACCGGCTACCTGATGCAGCGACTCCCAACATCCAAATACCTCGGCTTCAACGTCTGCGCTTGGGGCATGATGGTTGCGTGCACCGCGGCGGCGAACAGCTGGGCGGGACTTGTGACCCTGAGGGTGCTGCTGGGCTGCTTCGAGGCCGTCGTGGCTCCCTCGCTGATCCTCATCACCACCATGTGGTACCGCAAGTCGGAGCAGCCTCCACGCGTGGGCTTGTGGTACGTCGGCACGGGCATCGGCAAGATGGTGGGCGCCTTGACGTCTTTTGGGTTCCAGCACTACACCGGCAACGTCATGCGGTCGTGGCAGATCATGTTCCTCGTGTTTGGACTGATAACAGTCGCCGTCGGGATCCTGGTCGTGCTCTTCATGCCGGACAGCCCCATGAAGTCACGACTGacccaagaagaaaaagtctGGGCGATCGAGCGGCTCAGAGGCAACAAGACGGGCGTCGAAAACAAGCACCTCAAAAAGTACCAGGTGTATGAGTGTTTTCGAGACCCGCAGACTTTTCTGCTCGTCTTGATTGTCCTTTCGTCAAACATACCCAACGGCTTCATCAGCAGCTACCAGGCGTCTGTCATCCAAAGCTTTGGTTTTACCTCCAAGCAGGCTGCCTTGCTGTCTATACCCTCGGGTGCCGTTGCCTGCTTCGCCACAATCACCGGAACCTGGTTTGCCGGGAGATTCAACCTTAGGGGCCCCTTCATCCTTGCCACTCTCGGAATGGGCTTTCTTGGCAGCAACCTCATGGCATTCCTGCCAGAGGATGGCTATGTTGTCGGAAAGATGATCGGCAACTACTCGGCCAATTTCATCGGCTCCTCCCTGCCCCTGATGTACTCGTACGCCGGGGCCAACTACGCCGGCCACACCAAGAAGGTTACCATGAATGCCATTGTACTGATATCATTTT GCTTGGGCAACATTATCGGCCCCTTGACATTCCGCGAGCAGGACAAGCCGCGCTTCATCCCGGCCAAAATCGCCATGGTCGTGACCACGGCGTTCGCCGCTCTGCTGACCGTCGTCCTCATGCTCTACTACAGGTGGGAGAACAAGAGGCGGGACCAAAAGTACGCGCACGAGGCCCACAGGGAGAACAGCGAGTTTTTTGACCTCACGGACCGCGAGAACCATGAATTCAGG TACGTCCTGTAG
- a CDS encoding GPI-anchored cell wall beta-1,3-endoglucanase EglC: protein MRFTTVFAGVAAMAATTANAIQGFNYGAFFLNQQPKLQADFEYEFRRAQQLPGTSGWNSARLYTMVQWQTANDVVQAIPAAINTRTSLLLGLWVSGGPQAIENELTALRKAIDQYGTAFTSLVVGISVGSEDLYRNTNNEVGVDAAYLLNCIQRTRDLIRGTSLANVPVGHVDTYNAFLDGRNAAVIPAIDFIGFDGYPYWEQTLPNSIENSRERFYDGLNKTIAISQGKPVWITETGWPVVGKQINQAVASAQNARKYWQEVACSLVRANINVWWYMLQESQWGQAETDFGVFGAGDLFSINPYYDLSC, encoded by the exons ATGCGTTTCACAACCGTCTTCGCCGGAGTGGCGGCCATGGCTGCCACCACGGCCAACGCAATCCAGGGCTTCAACTACGGCGCATTCTTCCTGAACCAGCAGCCCAAGCTGCAGGCCGATTTCGAATACGAGTTCCGTCGTGCTCAGCAGCTGCCGGGCACCTCTGGATGGAACTCTGCCCGCCTGTACACCATGG TTCAATGGCAGACGGCCAACGACGTTGTCCAGGCCATCCCCGCCGCCATCAACACCCGCACATCCCTCCTGCTGGGCCTCTGGGTCTCGGGCGGCCCGCAGGCCATCGAGAACGAGCTGACTGCCCTCCGCAAGGCCATTGACCAGTACGGCACGGCCTTCACCTCGCTCGTCGTCGGCATCTCGGTCGGCTCCGAGGATCTGTACCGCAACACCAACAACGAGGTCGGTGTCGACGCCGCCTACCTTCTCAACTGCATCCAGCGCACACGTGACCTGATCCGCGGCACGTCCCTCGCCAACGTCCCCGTCGGCCACGTCGACACCTACAACGCCTTCCTCGACGGCCGGAATGCTGCAGTCATTCCTGCCATTGACTTTATCGGCTTCGACGGCTACCCCTACTGGGAGCAGACTCTGCCCAACTCCATCGAGAACAGCCGCGAGCGCTTCTACGACGGTCTGAACAAGACCATTGCCATCTCCCAGGGCAAGCCCGTCTGGATCACCGAGACTGGCTGGCCCGTCGTTGGAAAGCAGATCAACCAGGCTGTGGCCAGTGCACAGAACGCCAGGAAGTACTGGCAGGAAGTTGCATGCTCCCTGGTCCGCGCCAACATCAACGTCTGGTG GTATATGCTTCAAGAATCTCAATGGGGTCAGGCAGAGACTGA TTTCGGTGTTTTTGGCGCTGGTGACCTTTTCTCCATCAACCCTTACTACGATCTCTCCTGTTAA